The genomic DNA AATGGGCGCTGCTGCCCGTATACCTGCAGTGGGGGGCGCACGGCATGCTCTCGTGGCACCTGCGCAACAACCTGCTCTACCACGAAAAGCCGCAGCAGCTGGCCCGGGTACGGGAACTGATGGAGCGCACCATCCGGCTCCGCCAATCGGAGGACATTATTTTAAACGACATTGCAACATTAGCCCGACAACAGGCATGGAATTGATAGATAACAAGTATAAAATACAGGGAATACCCGTAGAGCAGCTGCGGGAGCAGTTCGGCACCCCGCTTTATGTATACGATGCCGAGCACATCCGCGGGCAGATCAGAAAGTTTCGGGAAGGCTTCAGCACCGTGGACCTGCACATCAAGTATGCCTGCAAAGCGCTGACAAACATCAACATCCTCAAGCTGATGCTCCGGGAGGGGCTGGGACTAGACACCGTGTCTTTGCCGGAACTGCGCATGGGGCTGCACGTAGGCTTTAAGCCACAGGAAATTGTTTTCACCCCTAATGCCGTGGACTTTTCGGAGATAGAGGAGGCCGTGGCACTGGGCGCGAAGATCAACATCGAGAACCTGTCGAACCTGGAGCGGTTTGGCCAGAAGTATGGCGGCAGCGTGCCAGTGTGCATTCGCCTGAACCCGCACATTGCCGCGCAGGCCAACTCCGAAAAGGTAGACTGGTGGCACAAGCAGTCCAAGTTCGGCATCTCCATCGACCAGGTAGGCGACGTGAAGGCGCTGGAAGAAAAGTATAACCTGCACATCGACGGCATCCACATCCACTCCAGTTCCGTGATCATGAGCCCGGAGATCTTCATCAACGGCGCCAAAGCGGTCTTCGACATTGCCCTGCAGTTCCAAAACCTCGACTTTATTGATTTCGGCGGAGGCATCAAGGTGGATGTGGGCGACGGCAACCCGGTGATCGACGTGGTTGAACTTGGTAAACAGCTGGACGTGGTGTTCTCGGACTTCTGCCAGAAGTATGGCCGCCGGCTGCAGCTCTGGTTTGAGCCGGGGCGCTACCTGGTAGGCAACGCCGGCACGCTGCTGACAACCTGTGTGCTGCGCAAGCGCAACGGCGGCTCCGAGTTCGTAGGCCTCAACTCCGGCTTTAACCACCTGATCCGCCCCATGTTCTACAACGCTTATCACGAAATCGTGAATGCCTCTAACCCAACCGGCTCTACCGAAACTTATACCGTGGTGGGCAACATCTGCGAGATCGACAACTTTGCCGTGGACCGCGAACTACACCAGGTGCGGGAAGGGGACCTGATCGCTATCCGCAGCGCTGGTGCCTACGGTTATAGCATGGCCTCTACCTACAATTCCCGTTACCGCCCTGCCGAGGTGCTGGTCATCAACGGCGAGGCCAAACTCATCCGCCAGCGCGACACGTATGAAGACCTGCTGCGCAACCAGGTGGAAATCGAGCTGGATTAGATAAGGATTATCCATGCTGTAGTAGCTGCACTTTTATGGAGTCGAGGATTTGGCTCGATTCCGGACTTAGATGTAAGAAGAAATTTTCAAAGGATTTTTTCCTTTACTTTCTTTATCTAACAAATATCTATACATACTATCTCTTAAGGGAGATAGTATGTATAGATATTGGGAAAATCAGTCTGAAATAGCTATGACGAATGGCTGGAATAGGTATAATATCAGAAACTAAAGGATGCAGACCTAAACTTTGTTGTATTTTTTGGCTTTTTATGATGATAAACTTATTCAGCTAAGCTTTGTATGCAGCAGTTCAAAGTTTAATTAAAGAAAGGACAGGGAGCCATAGAGTGAAAAAGCAGAAAGTTAAAGCGCTCTCATTTTATTAACCAGCTCAAAGCAGAACGAGGGTCAGAATAAATTCTTAACTGGGGTGAAGTGTGGGCAGAACATAATGGAAAAGGCGGCAGCTCCATTAAAAAAAAAGTATAAAAAATAATCGTTTCGACCAAATGTAAACACAAAACTCTAGCCACTTTTAGAGTAGCTAGCGCCTGAAATTGTACTGGTGCTCAAGAATATACGGATTTCGAACCATTTCATGGAAGACCTGAGGAGGTTGAGCAGCCTAGGCAGGGCTACCGGGTAACCTCTGCTGCCTATGCAAAGTTGCCTGTAAGCATAAGGATTATTCCTTTAAAAGATAAGTCTTATGCTTACACTGTCCCTCTTTGTGTCATGTCAGTATTAAAGGTTGAGTCTGGAAAACCTTTCTTGCAGCATTATCTGGTAGGCGGCTTTTAAATCTTGGCTAAGGAAACTGATCGCAATAAAGGCCAGCCATTTTTTCTTTGCTTTCTGCATCTTGCCAAACAAGTTTTCCTGCTGTTTCTCGCTCAGCATGGAGGTGTGGAAAGCTGCTGTGAAATCTTTGCGGCTGATTTTTTCTTCTTTCCATTGAGCATCAGTGCCATGTCTTTCTCGTCGGCCCGGTTCACCAGCGCCGTTGCCACCAGATCATAGGCTGGGGCAAGTACCGGCCCTAATGCGGGCTGAAGGAGCAAGGAGAAGTTCTTCAGGTGCATGTCGGCATTACCTATCAGGAAGGAGAAGAGAACCTGTTCGTAAAAGTTAACCACATCCAGGCCCGGGTTGGTCGAGTACCTGCGTATGGACTTTGCAATCTGCTCGTATGAGCCATGGTACTTATCCTCTGCGAGACGTTCGGTGTGCTGGCACATATCCTCCTTGTGCAGTTTGCCCTTCCGGGTGCGGTCTATGCGCCTGGTGATGTAAGCAAGGTTGCCCGACTGCAGACGAATCAGGCTATGCGGTACGACCGTAATGCCGGCAATTGTGGCCAGGTGCATCGTCAGGTCCTCCACCTCCGGCAGCTCGATATAGTGCTTGCTTGGTGGCTTCAGGATATAGCCTCCCCACAGGCCGACGTTCGTGAGGCGTTTGGGCGCGCCTTCTCTCTCGCCAGCAGAAAGTTCCAGCGAAAGCTTCGGCTGTACGCCGGTCACCGTCACATGGCTGCGTACGGTTTGTCGTACCAGTTCCTCCATCTGTTCTTCGGTGTAGGGCAGTATGGGAGGGGTAAGTTGGCCAAAGAGTTTTTTGCTGCAGCTTGCATGAAAATCTACTTAATCTCCTCGCAAGGGCTGATAACAATAGAAACATCTGTTCATTAGATTTCCTCCTCTGCAATAGGGTGAACACTCACGGCCCCGATGCAGTCTTTACAGCAGGCCAGCAGCAGGACCATCCGGTCTCTTGGGTTAAGTTTCCAGTTCCGCTCAGCGATGTCCAATAGCCAGCCTTCCGGTATCAGCCCATCGAAGAAAGGAAAAAGCACCCGGTCAGAATAAGGTTTCTCCTGCAGGGGGAGGGTAAGACTGACCGGTACCGGAGCCTCGGAGCGGAGGTAGGCGGCATCATAGGTGAAGTGATACCCCGTATCATCCTGGCTGAGCCAGCCTGCTGTCTTATCCCCGAATTTAACTTCTGCCTTCCTCATCTGCTAAAATATTTCGGTTGATGGGGAGTGGGCCTACTTGGTACCCAAAAAGTTGCAGAACCTGGTTCACTTTATCCAGGCGCAGGCTTTCTTTCCCTTGTTCCAGTTCCCGGATAAAGCGCAGGCCTACGCCGGCCTTTGCCGCCAGGTCCGGTTGGGTCAGCCCGGCTAATTTGCGCCGCTCCTTTACAAATTCATTTAACAACATGTTCTATACCTTATCGGGTATAAAGATAACAAATATATTAGATTTTATACCTGATAGGGTATAAAAAATTTAAATTATAAGAAATTATACCTTATCGGGTATGATTTTGTTTTAGAATGAAGGATTTAGCCCCGATAGGGTATAAAATAGAGCCGCGCATTTGTCATGGTACAATGGGGCTATGCTACAGCAGAAACATGAATGGGCCTATAGTGCTGCCCGAAAAGAGAGGGAGTGGCCTACTCTCCGACGGTTGTTCTGCAGGCCGAAGAACTCCTCAAAGCCCTAAGCTGGTACCGGGAGAAAGCGTTCGACTGCTTATGTGAACACCTATAACAATCCTTTGTGTTAGCTTTAAGTAATGGAAAAAGATGAAGGTGACCGCCTCATACTTTCTTTTGGGAGCGGATAAGCCAGGGGAGCAGGTCCTGTCGTTCGTCTACCTTTTTCATGAACCTATTTGTATGACAGGCTGTATGCGCAGAGTCATTCTAAATTGAAATGGTGCGATCATCACCATCTATGCGATCATCACCATCTATATAAATATATCCATTCAGAAAGCAACATGGCGCTCATAGCGAGCTTGCTTCTACGTCATTGGGTCAAGCTTTTAAGCTCCGCTTGCTACCTCTTTTACAAGGGGTAGAGATAATGGCGAGGGAAATAGGAGAGGTGCTGCAGCCTGGTTAAACCGGTAACCTGGGAATGCCCCCGATCAAGGGAGGGCTTATACTTGACGGCATTCCGGTAAAAAGAGTATGCTGCGCATGGCCAAAGGCTAAACTCTGCCGGTTTCCCGGACCATGTTCAGGAACTCCTCCCGGTACGTTTCCCCTACTGGTATGGATCTATCGCCAATGTAGACAGTGTTGCCATCAATCATACTTACCTTATCAATAGAAATGATGTAGGAGCGGTGCACCCGGTAAAAAGGTGGCTGGGGCAACTGTCCCGCCAGGTCGGTGAGCGATTGGTAGGTGACCAGACGCTGGCCAGGCAGGTAAAGTGAAACATAGTTCTTTAGTCCTTCCACGTACAGGATGTCATTATAGGCAACCTTGAGAAATTTGTTTTTGCTTTCGCCTTTTACAAACATATACTCCGGAACGGGTGCGGCGGCAGGAGCATACTCTGGCTTACTAGAAATACCGGCTGGTACTGTTTCCTGCTGTCGCTGCAGCATACTGTGCGCTTTGTGCACGGCCTTCAAAAACCGGTCGAATGGGATGGGCTTGAGCAGGTAATCCACCACGTCATGCTCGTAGCCTTCCAGCGCATACTCCGGGTAGGCAGTGGTCAGTATAACCTTGCACTTGCTGCCGCAGAGCTTCAGAAACTGAATGCCTGTCAGCTCCGGCATCTGTATATCCAGGAACACCAGGTCCACTTTGCCTTCCTGCACCCAGTTGATGGCCTCTATCGGGCTGGTGGTTTTACCTACCAGCTCCAGGAAAGGCACCTTGCTGATGTAATCGGCAAGGATGTTGGCAGCGTAAGCTTCGTCGTCAACGGCAATGCAACGGATCATTTGATTGAGTTCTGAGTTAGGGATGCGGAGTTCCGAGTTAAAATAGTAGTTTTTGTCTGTATCAGGATTTTCAGGATGAAGGTATCTTCAGGATTAATATACTTTGTTTAGGATTACCATGCACCATGGGTATAGCAGATTATTGCAGGGCAACATCCTGTCCCTCTTAAAATTCTGTACATCCTGATTTAGACGGTCTGCAGCTTCAGCGTGGTTTTATACTGCTGGCCATCCTCTTGCACGTCCAGGCTATACCTGCCGGGGTAAATCAAATCCAGGCGGCGGCGGATGTTAGGCAGGCCAATGCCGGTGGTCTGGTCTTTCTGGTTTTGGTTGATACGGTTGCTCACATCAAAGTATAATCTGTCTTTCTGCAGCTGCAGGTTTATGGTTACGGGGGCAGCGGCATCGTCTACCACGCCATGCTTCAGGGCGTTTTCTACAAATGGAATGAGCACCAGCGCCGGCACGCGCTGCCCGTTTACCTGGCCTTGTATGTTGAAGTTGACAAAGAAATTGTCTTCGAAGCGCAGGCGATAGATGTCGAGGTAGTTGTGCAGGTAATCCACTTCCTTCTGCAGCTCTACTTTGCCGTCTTTGCTTTCGTGCAGCATGTAGCGCATCAGGTCTGATAACTTAATAATCGCTCCGCCCAGCTTATCGGATACCGGGTAAGCCAGCGAGTATAAATAATTGAGCGTGTTGTAGAGAAAGTGCGGGTTTATCTGTGTTTTCAGAAAGGCCAGTTCTGCCTGCGTTTTTTCCTGCTTTAGGGTGCGGTTTTCACGTTCCTTCTCTAAGGTCACCTCAAAAAACCAAACCACGGCTCCTAAAACGATTCCAGGCAAAGCCCAGTAAAGGTTATCGAAAAAATAATAGGTAAGGGTCGTGCCTTCGCCGTAATTCCTGAACCCGAACAAAATGGGGAAGATAGTTTCTTCAATACCATAGCGAAGGCAAGTATAGAGCAGCATCACACCCAGTATACCAAGTCCCAGCATGAGCCAGTTCTTCCTTTTCATCCAGAAAGGTAGCACCAAAAGATAGCAGGAATAGAACTCCACCAGGCATAGAATATCGGAGGAGAACTTCAGCATGAGTATATTGAATTTCCAGTTATAGATAAAATAACCTAAAAGCGTATAGCCGAAATAGAGCATCCAGCCCAGCAGGTGCAGTCCTATCTTTTTTTGTCGTGCATTCATATTCTAAAAGTATAGATAAGTCAGCTTAGCCGCACTTTTATTATATCAGCCCGTGGTTTTATTATGCCAATCCCCGCCTTTCTGATTTCAACCCGTATACGGCTGCTTTTCTAGGTTTAGGATAATAGTTGAGGCCGTCTGGATAATATACTTTGGATAGGATAAACGGTGCCATATCTTCGGCTCAATAGGAATAAAACAAAATTATAGAGCCATGAAAAAAGCTTTTACTACCACAACAAAAGACAAAAGAAAAAATACATGCAAAAGTATAGCAATGGCTATAGGCTTGTACTTCTTTGTGATAACTTCCTGGGCACAGACTTCAGCCACAGTAAAAGGAAGCGTAACAAATGCCGCCACGCAAAAGCCGCTCGATTATGTGTCGGTGGTGTTGCTGCAGTTGCCCGATTCAGCCGTTGTAGCATCGGAGATGACGGATGCGGCAGGTGCCTATACGTTTGCGCAGGTGAAGCCGGGCAGGTATACGGTAAAGGCCCTGATGGTAGGTTTTACGCCGGGCAGAAGCATGGCTTTCGAGGTGAAGCAGCAGGCGGTGCAGGTGCCGGGTATAGCCCTGCAGGAAAGAGCCAATGCGCTGCAGGAAGTGGTGGTGAAAGGGCAGAAGCCGCTGCTGGAGCAGGAGGCAGACCGCGTGGTGATGAACGTGGAGCAGCTCAACACGGCTGGCGACAATGCCTTGGAGGTGCTCAAGTATGCGCCGGGCGTGCGGCTGGATAAGGACGACAACATCATCTTCCGGGGAAGCGGCGGGGTACAGGTGCTAATCAATGGCAAAATGACTTACATGAGCGGAGCCGAGCTACAGAGCTACCTCAAGTCGCTGCCTGCCTCGGCCATTAGCAAAGTGGAATTGATTGCCAATCCCCCCGCCTCGTTCGAGGCAGCGGGAACAGCCGGTATCATCAATATCAAACTTAAACGGGACGAGACGCTGGGCATGAACGGCTCCGTGAACCTGGGTGCCGGTTATGGGAAGTATGAGAAAGTATGGGGAGGCTTAAACCTGAACTTTAACACCGGTAAGGTGAGCCTGTATACCCGCCTGAACACGGGCCATTACAACTCCTTTAACCGCCTTACCTTGAAGCGCAACATCAACGACAGCCTCTACAACCAGGTAAACTACTGGCACCCGGTCACCAACAGCTACGATGCAACGGCAGGCGCCGATTATTTTATCAGCAAGAAGCATACCATAGGGATCATGGCCAAAGGATATGCCTCGCCGGAGAACACCCTGACTACCAGCAACTCCACCAACTACGATGTCGGTGGTCAGGTGTTCGGACATATGGGCATGCACAATCCCAAAGAATCCAGTACCGACAACTATAGCCTGAACCTCAACTATAAATTCGACAGCGACAGCACAGGCCGCAGTCTAACCTTCGATGCGGACTTGGTAAACTACAGCAGCAATGCTGATGAGCACTTTACGAACAACTTCTACGCAGCTTCCGGGGAAGCGACACAGTCTCCTTTGCTGCTTCGCAGCTTCAGCATAGCCCAGACAAGTATACGGTCGCTGAAAATGGATTATGTGCACCCGTTTGGCAAAGGATACAAAGCAGAGGCTGGTTTAAAAACCAGCTGGGTTAGCAACGAGAGCGATATCAAATTTGAAGAGCAGCAGGAGCTGGAATGGGTAAACGATAAGCTGCGCACCAACAGCTTTGAGTACAACGAAACCATACATGCTGCTTACCTGAGCCTGAGCGGAAATCTGGGTGACAAACTAAGTATGAAAGCCGGCCTTCGGGCAGAGCAAACCATTGCCGATGGCTATTCAGCCACCACAGGAGATAAGATAAACCCGGATTACCTGAAGTTTTTCCCAAGCGTGTTCGTAAGCTACAACGCAAACAAAAGCAACCAGTTTTCGGTATCTTACAGCCGCCGCATCAGCCGCCCATCCTACCGAAGTATAAACCCGTTTACTTTTTTTTCCGATCCCTACACAGCCTTGCAAGGCAACCCGTTTCTGCAGCCTTCCTTCTCTAACTCGCTGCAGTTTAACTATACCTGCAAGAGCTTCCAGTTGCTGAGCCTGAGCTATATCGAGACGAATAATTTTGTGTCAAACGTGATCAGCCAGAACGATGGGAAGAAGGTAAGCATCAGCCGGCCTGAAAACCTGAGCAAAGCCACCTACCTGAGCGCCAGCAGCGGTGGCAGCTTGCCCCTGAAGGATTGGTGGACAGCTACCCTGCAACTGGAAGGTTCTTATAACACGGTTACTTCGCCGCTGCAGGGATCGGAGTATAACAGCTCCCGCTTCAGCTGGTCGGCCAGCACAGAAGAGAACATCAACCTGCCAAGGGATTACAAGCTGCAGCTCTCAGCCTTTTATATGTCGCCGTCGGTGCAAGGGCTGTACCAGACAAAATCCGGCTACCAGCTGGACCTGGGGGCGCAGAAAACCCTGCTGGACGGCAGAGCCACGCTAAGCCTGAAACTGCGTGACGTGTTTAATACCAGCCGCTTCAGAGCCACATTAGCTTACAACAACGTGAACATGTACTGGCAAAACCAATGGGAGAGCCGCCGCCTGAACCTGACATTCGATTATAAATTCGGCAGCAACAAAGTAAAAGCAGCACGCAACCGCAAAACGGGCACGAGCGAGGAGGAGGGACGCTTGTAATAAACCAAACGCATTTCCCGGAGGTGCTGTGCCGGTGTAAGAGTTCTGAAGGAAGCTTGTAAACCGGCACTTTTGCACATGCATTCTGCCTCCGGAAATGGGCATCTAGCGGCACTACTCGTATTCGTTCTTTCCGGGTACTTCAAAGCTGAATCTTCTGTACGAAGACATTTGGAAAGTGAGAATTGAACATCCCCTCGAAATATAAAAGCTAACTTCTCGATAAGATGCTAGCGCGTTAAATTATACTTGGTACCCTCTCGTACTACGAATTTTGAATCTTTGTTAATGCTTCAAGTCGATCAAGCCATTAAAGAGGGGGATAAGAAAAGCCCTTCGCTTGAAGTAAACGGCTGAGAGCATCGCATACATTGCTACCTGCTCGCTTATTGGAGGTCTCCAATTCGTGCGGGCTGCCCGTAACACGAAGGCAGTCAGGTGGCAGCTGATCGGGTCCTCATCTGCGGTGTATACTTTCATTTCGATCAGGGTAAGTAGATCTGGACGCTGGTTCCTACATTCACCTGGCTGCTCACTTCAATGGTTCCTCCCATTGCTTCTACATGCTTTTTTACCAGAAACAAACCAAAACCCCGGCCTTTGGCCTCCTGGTGAAACTTTTGGTAGAGCTTGAAAATATGCTGCCCTGCCTGCTTGGTATCAAAGCCCATTCCGTTATCAGAGACAGAAATGAGCACGCCTCCTTCGG from Pontibacter liquoris includes the following:
- a CDS encoding helix-turn-helix transcriptional regulator, which translates into the protein MLLNEFVKERRKLAGLTQPDLAAKAGVGLRFIRELEQGKESLRLDKVNQVLQLFGYQVGPLPINRNILADEEGRS
- a CDS encoding sensor histidine kinase; the protein is MNARQKKIGLHLLGWMLYFGYTLLGYFIYNWKFNILMLKFSSDILCLVEFYSCYLLVLPFWMKRKNWLMLGLGILGVMLLYTCLRYGIEETIFPILFGFRNYGEGTTLTYYFFDNLYWALPGIVLGAVVWFFEVTLEKERENRTLKQEKTQAELAFLKTQINPHFLYNTLNYLYSLAYPVSDKLGGAIIKLSDLMRYMLHESKDGKVELQKEVDYLHNYLDIYRLRFEDNFFVNFNIQGQVNGQRVPALVLIPFVENALKHGVVDDAAAPVTINLQLQKDRLYFDVSNRINQNQKDQTTGIGLPNIRRRLDLIYPGRYSLDVQEDGQQYKTTLKLQTV
- a CDS encoding LytR/AlgR family response regulator transcription factor, producing MIRCIAVDDEAYAANILADYISKVPFLELVGKTTSPIEAINWVQEGKVDLVFLDIQMPELTGIQFLKLCGSKCKVILTTAYPEYALEGYEHDVVDYLLKPIPFDRFLKAVHKAHSMLQRQQETVPAGISSKPEYAPAAAPVPEYMFVKGESKNKFLKVAYNDILYVEGLKNYVSLYLPGQRLVTYQSLTDLAGQLPQPPFYRVHRSYIISIDKVSMIDGNTVYIGDRSIPVGETYREEFLNMVRETGRV
- a CDS encoding HipA N-terminal domain-containing protein, translating into MRKAEVKFGDKTAGWLSQDDTGYHFTYDAAYLRSEAPVPVSLTLPLQEKPYSDRVLFPFFDGLIPEGWLLDIAERNWKLNPRDRMVLLLACCKDCIGAVSVHPIAEEEI
- a CDS encoding HipA domain-containing protein — its product is MTVTGVQPKLSLELSAGEREGAPKRLTNVGLWGGYILKPPSKHYIELPEVEDLTMHLATIAGITVVPHSLIRLQSGNLAYITRRIDRTRKGKLHKEDMCQHTERLAEDKYHGSYEQIAKSIRRYSTNPGLDVVNFYEQVLFSFLIGNADMHLKNFSLLLQPALGPVLAPAYDLVATALVNRADEKDMALMLNGKKKKSAAKISQQLSTPPC
- a CDS encoding outer membrane beta-barrel family protein, with product MKKAFTTTTKDKRKNTCKSIAMAIGLYFFVITSWAQTSATVKGSVTNAATQKPLDYVSVVLLQLPDSAVVASEMTDAAGAYTFAQVKPGRYTVKALMVGFTPGRSMAFEVKQQAVQVPGIALQERANALQEVVVKGQKPLLEQEADRVVMNVEQLNTAGDNALEVLKYAPGVRLDKDDNIIFRGSGGVQVLINGKMTYMSGAELQSYLKSLPASAISKVELIANPPASFEAAGTAGIINIKLKRDETLGMNGSVNLGAGYGKYEKVWGGLNLNFNTGKVSLYTRLNTGHYNSFNRLTLKRNINDSLYNQVNYWHPVTNSYDATAGADYFISKKHTIGIMAKGYASPENTLTTSNSTNYDVGGQVFGHMGMHNPKESSTDNYSLNLNYKFDSDSTGRSLTFDADLVNYSSNADEHFTNNFYAASGEATQSPLLLRSFSIAQTSIRSLKMDYVHPFGKGYKAEAGLKTSWVSNESDIKFEEQQELEWVNDKLRTNSFEYNETIHAAYLSLSGNLGDKLSMKAGLRAEQTIADGYSATTGDKINPDYLKFFPSVFVSYNANKSNQFSVSYSRRISRPSYRSINPFTFFSDPYTALQGNPFLQPSFSNSLQFNYTCKSFQLLSLSYIETNNFVSNVISQNDGKKVSISRPENLSKATYLSASSGGSLPLKDWWTATLQLEGSYNTVTSPLQGSEYNSSRFSWSASTEENINLPRDYKLQLSAFYMSPSVQGLYQTKSGYQLDLGAQKTLLDGRATLSLKLRDVFNTSRFRATLAYNNVNMYWQNQWESRRLNLTFDYKFGSNKVKAARNRKTGTSEEEGRL
- the lysA gene encoding diaminopimelate decarboxylase; translation: MELIDNKYKIQGIPVEQLREQFGTPLYVYDAEHIRGQIRKFREGFSTVDLHIKYACKALTNINILKLMLREGLGLDTVSLPELRMGLHVGFKPQEIVFTPNAVDFSEIEEAVALGAKINIENLSNLERFGQKYGGSVPVCIRLNPHIAAQANSEKVDWWHKQSKFGISIDQVGDVKALEEKYNLHIDGIHIHSSSVIMSPEIFINGAKAVFDIALQFQNLDFIDFGGGIKVDVGDGNPVIDVVELGKQLDVVFSDFCQKYGRRLQLWFEPGRYLVGNAGTLLTTCVLRKRNGGSEFVGLNSGFNHLIRPMFYNAYHEIVNASNPTGSTETYTVVGNICEIDNFAVDRELHQVREGDLIAIRSAGAYGYSMASTYNSRYRPAEVLVINGEAKLIRQRDTYEDLLRNQVEIELD